A section of the Oncorhynchus gorbuscha isolate QuinsamMale2020 ecotype Even-year unplaced genomic scaffold, OgorEven_v1.0 Un_scaffold_1231, whole genome shotgun sequence genome encodes:
- the LOC124021832 gene encoding B-cell receptor CD22-like, which translates to MQSDSILRITDLREEDSDEYKFRFRTDQTTWEPTFPGTTLTVTGLQVKVTPATVTEGQKVTLTCSTTCTLSDNPTYIWYKNGHVTNQSTSLFLNPVSSEDAGRYSCSVEGHEDLPSAEETLTVTYGPKDTSVSVSPSGEIVEGSSVTLTCSSDANPPVDKYTWYKKNVTSPKASGQSYSITNIISEDRGEYYCEAQNGRGSMNSTALMIIVAGKQTSVLTAAVGIIVVVLVLILCLSGLMWFRRSTAGSDATTGIQSVHPDPNSETYTALNMKTRSPEYDTLANVRDSPTVTIPQIYADPSDYENYYPS; encoded by the exons ATGCAGAGTGACTCCATCCTGAGAATCACAGACCTGAGAGAGGAGGATTCAGATGAGTATAAGTTTAGATTCAGAACAGATCAGACAACCTGGGAGCCCACCTTCCCTGGAACAACTCTGACTGTCACAG GTCTGCAGGTGAAGGTGACTCCTGCCACTGTGACAGAGGGACAGAAGGTGACACTGACCTGTAGCACCACCTGTACTCTGAGTGACAACCCCACCTACATCTGGTACAAGAATGGACATGTAACCAACCAATCTACCAGTCTGTTCCTAAACCCAGTCAGCAGTGAGGATGCAGGCAGATACTCCTGTTCTGTAGAAGGACATGAGGATCTCCCCTCTGCTGAAGAGACTCTCACTGTCACAT ATGGACCAAAGGACACCTcagtgtcagtcagtccctctggtgaAATAGTGGAGGGCAGTTCAGTGACTCTGACCTGCAGCAGTGATGCCAACCCACCTGTGGACAAATACACCTGGTACAAGAAGAACGTAACCTCACCAAAAGCATCAGGACAGAGTTACAGCATCACTAACATCATCtctgaggacagaggagaataTTACTGTGAGGCCCAGAATGGAAGAGGATCTATGAACTCTACAGCTCTGATGATCATTGTAGCAG GGAAACAAACATCAGTTCTGACTGCAGCTGTAGGAATCATAGTGGTTGTTCTGGttctcatcctctgtctctctggactCATGTGGTTCAG GAGATCCACAGCAGGAAGTGATGCCACAACAGGGATACAG agtgTCCATCCTGATCCTAACAGTGAGACGTACACAGCTCTGAACATGAAGACCAGGTCACCAGAGTATGACACCCTGGCA AATGTGAGGGACTCCCCCACTGTCACAATCCCTCAGATATATGCTGATCCCTCCGATTATGAGAACTACTACCCGTCctga